The following proteins come from a genomic window of Zygotorulaspora mrakii chromosome 8, complete sequence:
- a CDS encoding uncharacterized protein (ancestral locus Anc_8.49) — MTIGLYSMSTRVEEDGEERDSMESVRSSNETTPVDGNEEDRLMRRIELGLPVSAESIPGILNGTLPPADEKYLNGSGSYYTSSFQARPQAEFFDFDDKYKYKPEDELLESEKIEVDVEAEIEVEVEQQDEEQRENEKASAKHKELYVMIDVCKMAFNDMIHEIDQVLIMEEKSPVNKSPLFINENVRQILDLVNDTLESGRAASKDSTTLRVKRQTVPKNTINDDPCAKLPNFGVVLIKSPTSISQLWDEYTKKPSERPITDLLSFILQQQGSQDIELLVKRQTSIQQLEAQLGSSWRNFDKNFSRQINRRKKIWRAIEEGLEDGLTLKECFHILETHVKERGNGLSWYYSGVPFKLKDMRDLV, encoded by the coding sequence ATGACAATAGGTCTTTATTCCATGAGCACAAGAGTGGAGGAGGATGGGGAAGAGCGGGACTCTATGGAAAGCGTCAGGAGTTCAAATGAGACGACCCCCGTGGATGGTAATGAAGAAGACCGGTTAATGCGCAGGATTGAGCTAGGGTTGCCTGTCTCCGCTGAATCTATTCCAGGAATATTGAACGGCACACTTCCCCCAGcagatgaaaaatatttgaatgGCTCAGGATCATATTACACTTCATCTTTCCAGGCAAGACCTCAGGCAGAGTTTTTCGATTTTGACGACAAATACAAGTACAAACCAGAGGACGAGCTGCTggaaagtgaaaaaatcgAGGTTGATGTTGAGGCTGAGATTGAAGTTGAGGTTGAGCAGCAAGATGAAGAGCAGcgagaaaatgaaaaagccTCGGCAAAACACAAGGAATTATATGTTATGATTGATGTCTGTAAAATGGCATTCAATGACATGATACACGAGATTGACCAGGTCTTGATTATGGAAGAGAAGAGTCCTGTAAATAAGTCACCATTGtttatcaatgaaaatgtACGGCAAATATTAGATCTTGTCAATGATACTCTTGAAAGTGGTAGAGCAGCGAGCAAAGATTCTACCACATTAAGGGTGAAACGTCAAACTGTTCCAAAAAATACGATAAATGACGATCCATGTGCAAAACTGCCGAATTTTGGAGTTGTACTAATAAAATCACCAACATCGATATCTCAACTGTGGGATGAATATACAAAAAAACCTTCTGAAAGACCAATAACAGATTTGCTTTCGTTTATTCTGCAGCAGCAAGGTTCACAAGATATCGAATTACTTGTTAAAAGACAAACGTCAATTCAGCAATTAGAAGCTCAATTAGGTTCCTCGTGGCGAAACTTTGATAAGAATTTTTCTCGTCAAATTAAtagaaggaaaaaaatttggaggGCTATTGAGGAAGGTTTGGAAGATGGACTCACGTTGAAGGAGTGCTTTCATATCCTGGAGACACATGTAAAGGAACGTGGGAATGGCCTAAGTTGGTACTATAGTGGTGTCcctttcaaattgaaggaTATGCGAGACCTTGTATGA